The Nitrospiria bacterium genome has a window encoding:
- a CDS encoding ABC transporter ATP-binding protein translates to FRRDGTPVDFETIRPQIAYMPQQQSLYADLSVGEHLDFFRALYGIPDDAFRLKREELLQITRLADFIDRPAGQLSGGMYKKLGLMCALLRSPRAVVLDEPTTGVDPISRRELWDLLYRLSDEKILILMTTAYMDEAERCSRVHLLERGRLIAAGEPRRLLETEGVRSFDELFMRRAAEEAGRGVGS, encoded by the coding sequence CTTCCGGCGCGATGGGACCCCGGTGGATTTCGAAACGATACGACCGCAGATCGCCTACATGCCGCAGCAGCAGAGCCTCTATGCCGATTTATCCGTCGGGGAACACCTGGATTTTTTCCGCGCGCTTTACGGCATTCCCGACGACGCCTTTCGACTCAAGCGCGAGGAGCTGCTGCAGATCACGCGACTGGCCGATTTCATCGACCGTCCCGCGGGACAGCTCTCCGGCGGGATGTACAAGAAGCTCGGCCTCATGTGCGCGCTGCTGCGCTCGCCCCGCGCCGTCGTGCTCGACGAGCCGACCACCGGCGTGGACCCGATCAGCCGGCGGGAGCTCTGGGACCTGCTCTACCGGCTCTCCGACGAGAAGATCCTGATCCTGATGACGACGGCCTACATGGACGAGGCGGAACGCTGCTCCCGGGTGCATCTCCTGGAGCGCGGGCGTCTCATCGCCGCGGGGGAGCCGCGCCGCCTCCTTGAGACCGAAGGCGTCCGGAGCTTCGACGAGCTCTTCATGCGGCGCGCCGCGGAAGAGGCGGGGCGGGGGGTCGGTTCATGA
- a CDS encoding ABC transporter ATP-binding protein, translating to MSAVAVEVRDLVVTFGDFTAVDGISFAVSRGEIFGFLGANGAGKTTTIRVLCGLLPPTSGFVRVAGVGFEDGERAIKAKVGYMSQKFTLYNDMTVGENLDFIASLRKLDPSVYLERRRELFEFISFNLPADSPVQDLPGGIKQQVSLAAALLHDPEIVFLDEPTAGVSPAARDRFWRLIRRLAERGKTVFVTTHHMDEAEHCGRIALMREGRLVATDSSAGLKATMFPTPVFEFDPKEALSFAEIASLQAHEAFSFVQPYGLRFHAAIRSVEQWERVRPQFESLFRIRPIRPSLEDVFIRAVEERT from the coding sequence ATGAGCGCCGTTGCGGTGGAGGTGCGCGACCTGGTCGTCACATTCGGCGATTTCACCGCGGTGGATGGAATCTCGTTCGCGGTGAGCCGCGGGGAGATTTTCGGATTTCTCGGGGCCAACGGCGCCGGCAAGACCACGACCATCCGCGTGCTATGCGGCCTCCTGCCGCCGACCTCGGGCTTCGTTCGCGTGGCCGGGGTGGGCTTTGAGGACGGAGAGCGGGCGATCAAGGCCAAGGTCGGATACATGTCGCAGAAGTTCACCCTGTATAACGATATGACCGTGGGGGAGAACCTCGACTTCATCGCGAGCCTGCGCAAGCTCGATCCTTCCGTCTATCTGGAACGGCGGCGCGAGCTGTTCGAGTTTATCTCCTTTAACCTTCCGGCCGACTCCCCCGTCCAGGATCTTCCGGGCGGGATCAAGCAGCAGGTCTCGCTGGCCGCCGCGCTGCTGCACGACCCGGAGATCGTCTTCCTGGACGAGCCCACCGCGGGGGTCTCGCCCGCGGCGCGCGACCGTTTCTGGCGGCTGATCCGGCGGCTCGCCGAGCGCGGCAAGACCGTCTTCGTCACCACGCATCACATGGACGAGGCCGAGCACTGCGGACGGATCGCCTTGATGCGGGAGGGCCGGCTCGTCGCGACCGACAGCTCCGCGGGTCTCAAAGCGACGATGTTCCCCACCCCCGTCTTCGAATTCGATCCGAAGGAGGCGCTCAGCTTCGCGGAGATCGCCTCGCTGCAGGCGCACGAGGCCTTCTCGTTCGTCCAGCCCTACGGGCTGCGCTTCCACGCGGCGATCCGGAGCGTCGAGCAATGGGAGCGCGTCCGTCCGCAGTTCGAGAGCCTCTTCCGCATCCGCCCGATCCGGCCCTCCCTCGAGGACGTTTTTATCCGGGCCGTTGAGGAACGGACATGA
- a CDS encoding ABC transporter permease encodes MTNAFVWTRAAAVARKEVFHILRDPFTLTLALILPVLMVALYGVAIDFNVENVALSVSDSDQSQASRRLIETFASSRYFLVRGVGSPAEAVRDVSAERARACLIIPPRFEKDLLAGRGAEAQILLDGADNSTVGPVAGYVGSIQTLASKQIADFDPPRPYELRTRFLFNPELNSRWFVIPGLAVVVMAILSILLTALTVAREWENGSMELLLSTPVRPIEIIAGKLAPYAVIGIIAQTLVYVMARTVFGVPFVGNQAVFALGAVLCLTTYLAQGIFISVTTRKQQIAMQFAMLTGMLPSNLLSGFVFPIASMPPVFRYLTMIFPARWFMEIARDTFLKGSGFLELAAPFLALTFFCGAMVLAAARRFKRDLEP; translated from the coding sequence ATGACGAACGCGTTCGTCTGGACGCGCGCCGCGGCCGTGGCGCGGAAGGAAGTCTTCCACATCCTGCGCGATCCGTTTACGCTCACCCTCGCCCTGATCCTTCCGGTTCTGATGGTGGCGCTCTACGGCGTCGCCATCGACTTCAACGTGGAGAACGTCGCGTTGTCGGTGAGCGATTCGGACCAGAGCCAGGCTTCCCGGCGGCTGATCGAAACGTTCGCCAGCTCGCGCTATTTCCTCGTTCGCGGAGTCGGATCTCCGGCCGAAGCGGTCCGGGACGTGTCGGCCGAGCGCGCGCGGGCCTGCCTCATCATTCCCCCCCGCTTCGAGAAAGACCTGCTGGCCGGCCGCGGCGCCGAGGCGCAGATCCTTCTGGACGGAGCGGACAATTCCACGGTGGGTCCCGTGGCGGGCTACGTCGGCAGCATCCAGACCCTGGCGTCAAAACAGATCGCGGACTTCGACCCTCCCCGGCCCTACGAGCTCCGGACGCGCTTCCTGTTCAATCCCGAATTGAACAGCCGTTGGTTCGTGATCCCGGGCCTGGCGGTCGTCGTGATGGCGATCCTCTCGATCCTGCTCACCGCCCTCACCGTCGCCCGGGAATGGGAGAACGGCTCCATGGAGCTTTTGCTGTCGACGCCGGTCCGGCCGATCGAGATCATCGCGGGCAAGCTCGCGCCCTACGCCGTCATCGGGATCATCGCGCAGACGCTGGTCTACGTCATGGCGAGGACGGTTTTCGGCGTCCCCTTCGTCGGCAACCAGGCCGTTTTCGCGCTGGGGGCCGTGCTGTGCCTGACCACCTACCTGGCCCAGGGTATTTTCATCTCCGTGACGACGCGCAAACAGCAGATCGCGATGCAGTTCGCCATGCTCACGGGGATGCTGCCTTCCAACCTGCTCTCCGGCTTCGTCTTCCCGATCGCGAGCATGCCTCCGGTTTTTCGCTACTTGACGATGATCTTTCCGGCGCGCTGGTTCATGGAAATCGCGCGGGACACTTTTCTGAAGGGGTCGGGCTTTCTGGAACTCGCCGCCCCCTTCCTCGCGTTGACGTTTTTTTGCGGCGCGATGGTCCTGGCGGCCGCGCGCCGTTTCAAAAGGGATCTCGAACCATGA